Genomic window (Setaria italica strain Yugu1 unplaced genomic scaffold, Setaria_italica_v2.0 scaffold_11, whole genome shotgun sequence):
TCGTGGTAGAGATGAGCTCTTTTCAAGCAATCATTTTGCCGGCTGCCAGACGCCTGGCCATGGCAGAGCTAGTACAAATCCAGCACACTTGATTCCAAATTGTAGCAGGGGACGGCAACATACCCGACATCCCCACATAGGGGCTCTGCGGGAAACCCCAGCAAGCCAGGGATGCAGCTGGTGCGAACCAAGACGGGCGCTGGGTAGTAGAAGCCAACTGGCGACGTCAGGGGCAGAAGGTTTTTCCAAAAACAATTCTCATGTCTTGTTTAACTTTCTTGTTTGGCTAAAATATTGTTTAACTgattttttgcatggttaaaatattaaatatttctaatttttttaagcaacacaaaatattaaacaataaatttacgtgcaattaaacaagaacatgattaagtcatggtaaacatgttaagaaTACTAGAGGCACTATTCTTCTAATtgtttgcatggttaaaaaatctatattttcaaattttaaagttaacataagtattatgaccgtTATAATCTATTACTAATTTaattaataactttaccatgGTTGGTATTTGACCGCATCTGATATTTTTATATTGTATATCTAATAAACATGAAGCTACCAAATTGTTGTTACAATTTTTTTGAATGTCATTTAATTACTATGCTAAATTAATATAATAGCAATTGTAGAAGAAAGGGAAAATCAAAACAGGGTTGTGCACCGGTGCTTAACAACAACCGATATTAGAGGAGCATTTTCATTTCCTGCCCGAGGAGACCCTCAAGTACCGGTTGTAaacaacaaccggtactagagggtctaGTACCAGTTGTAATTTGcccccggtactaaaggggttgtaaactacaaccggtactagagaggCGGGTTAAGGAGCGCTGCAGGATACTTCCTTCCCAACACTTAGCCATTTCACCCTCGCACGTTGATCCGCCGCCCCAGCCCCCGTCGCGATtctcgccgccaccggcgtcgcCGCCATTCACCCCCGACCCCATCATCGCCTTCTCGCGTCGCCGCTGCCCCCCGACCTCCGTCGCGGCGCACGCCCCCCCTTGCTGCCGCCCCCAGCCAACTCCGTCGCGGTGCCCGGCCCCTTCGCCAGCCCCTAGCCTCCATCACCCCTGGCCCCGTCATCGCCTTCCAGCCCGTCGCCACCGCCCCCAACCTCCATCGAGATCGGCCCCTTTGCCCCCCGGCCTCCATCACCCCAGACCACCGTCGCGCCCGGCTCCTTCGCATAAGCTTCAGTCTTTCATCAAAAGAATGGAGGAGGAACAAAGGAAAAAGCCAGAGAAACCTCCACTATCTAATTATGATAGGGAGATCACAAAGCAGGTAGCTCATAAGAGGAAGAAATGTGGGAAATCTATTTCTGAACTCGGAgagcaatccaaccaatcggttGCCCCACTTGTGGTACTTTCTGACTAGGAGAGGAACATGATGGAATTCAGTAAAGATACTAATTTGACAGTAGcacaacttcgaggggaggatcagaTCCCAACACTCCCTGTGCCTGataaatggaaatatgagtatggtaAAGAGCTTGTGCATCCAAAGTTGGTGAAATATctcccaacgaagatgtacaaccAGTGGTACATGCAGGCTGCATGAGATGGTTATGACATGATAGAAGTTCGGATTAGTGGTCAACATTACTTCCGTGGTGATGACATCATACTGGTGCCCTTGGAGGAATTGTTCCAGCTATATAATCAAGAAGCACTAGACAAGTCATTGATCAGTTGCTGGATCCTGTAAGTGTTTAGTATAttcctctaacttcaaaatccttgCTCTAGTCAATTTGTGATATCTTAACccctattcgattttgtatcgTGCAGGATGGAGATGCAATATTGTTGTAGGATGGGATACCATgacataggcttcatggacccctcCATTATTTGTTGTAGGATGGGATACCATgacataggcttcatggacccctcCATTATTTTCCAGGATATTCTAAGGGATAAACGAGATGAGACTACGAAGgatatatataagttcctcaACAAGCACCAGGAGAAGAGCCGCATATTACTACCTTGGTACTTTGAGTGAGTGtttttcccatctctttcttttccgAACTAGCACTTACACATAATACTAACTACCTTCAATTTGGATGTACAACTACCATTGGGTACTCGTTATTATTATCCCCGATCAGAGCTTAGTAACTGTCTGGGACTCCTTGAGGAAACCCAAAGAAAATTTTGATGACCTCATGAACACTCTGAACAAATGCTGGACTCGATTGAGTAAAACTCACAAGGGTGATTTCAACGAGAAACTTGTTTTGCATACAGATTTTCCGGTATGTATTGAAATTTCACAcctcgtgacacttcctttaacacaacaaatatttcataacttttttccatatatatagtgatTGAGACAGCAGGAGGGTACTCATTATTACGGATACTACATTTACGAGTTCATCCATGAATTTGATGGTCCGAAACATACCACCGAACACCAAATAACTGTAGGTATACAAAattaatttgcttgtacttcaaaaattaATTATGAACTTATACAaaaattcatgtgtatatacttagaaaaattagattaagtatttcaatacATATGCTTATGCTTCAAAAAAGTTTCAATTGTTCAACAaatttagattaagtatttctaatttatttgctaatgacacagatgatgaaTAGGAAGGAAAAACTCCTCCACACCGAAATTTTCAGGGGAATACAAGAtcaactatgtggatttcttctagaTGAGGTCACAAATCCTGCGGGGGAGTTCCATAATTCAAGATCTAGTCTAGTGCCAAATTTTGATTAAGTTTaattgtaatattattcatatatgtgtatgcacaatatgtatatatataatattatcttaAATGTTGTATTAAATCTAAATAGAACTTTCCATAaattagcatattagaactagtatatgtaaaggaaacaaatacgaaatacgaatatagattaaaggaacaaaaataagaaaagaaagggagaaaaaaattagtaccagttggggatATAAACCGGTACTAACGAGGGCACCTCCCCGCACGGCGTGGGAACCGGTTGgtatccccaaccggtactaaaggccccctctagtaccgatttGCTAATATCAGTTGCGCATCtagtactagaggggggttacTGACCGGTACTAGACGTTATTTTTTCCAATAGTGTCTCTAGCATTGCAGATTGCAAGTGCCACTGTTGCCAGCAAGTCAGGCCTGATTTGTTTGAACTTCCTAACAGCTTTCAGCGTGAAAAGTCAAAAACTTAAATAAACAGCAAACTTCTCATGTAGCTTCCGGAAAGCTGGAAGTTCAAAAAAGCTGAGAACAAGCTCAGTTTTTCAAGCTTTTCATAGTTTTTTGAGCCTAGAAAGCTAAATACATGTTCTAAAAGTTAGTGTTGACTTTTCAGAACCAAAAAGCCCAGcaacatttttttaagaaaaactcaaaaactgcagctcaaacaaGCATGTCCTTAGTCCAGTCAGCTTACCAGCGGCAATACCATTAGCCCATTAATAAACCGGGAAACATATACTTGCCCTGTTCCAATTGCGATGCACTcatgttgttttagcttttttagatgcatagatttttgctatgcacctaaatatagcgTTATacctagatacgtagcaaaatctatgtacctagaaaaaccaaaacgccCTAcattgagatggagggagtagtattttaGTTTTGTCCCATGTCAACACTATCTAGATTTAGCTAAGTTTGTAGAAAAACACACCACCATATACAGTgtcatattatttttatagaATTTACCATGAAATATGTTTGATAGTACATTGATCCGGTGTCTATGTCaatatatttttctacaaaCCTAATCACAgttaagaaaaaataaacttGAACTTAGGATGAAATCAAAACATCCTACGTTTAATTTTTTAATGGATGGAGTAGATAACAACATAATAGGTGAAAAAATCAAAAAAGAAGACATACCTCGCCAAGAAAAATTACAAAGCAAAAGGGGAGAAAGGACTATAAAaatggaaggaaagaaaaagaacataAGAATCCGGCCCAGCCAAATGGTTTAGTCAGTCAGTGGTGTCAACAATGGAAATCCTATTCATCTTCCGGAAGATAGGAAGACATTGAACCTTCCAGTGTTTGGGATTCATGCAAACAACGAGGTTCGTTGGATCGCTACCACTCAAACCCTAGCCTCACCCCTCCCTCacctgctccctccctccccggcctGCACCGCCACAGCCACCGCTGCCCCGCCCCAACCCGTGTGCCGCCACTGCCCCTACCCGCACGTCGCCGCCCAACGCcggcccccgtcgccggcctcccCGCCAcaggccgccgccggagccggagaagaagcTGAAAAATGTTGATCAATATTTCCTTGAAAATGTTtgtgcaactttttttttccaaaaatgttggattcaactttttctaaagaaatgtttggcttaatttttttcaaagaaatgttggttcaacttttttccAAAAATATTGGTCCAacctttttgaaaaatgttggtccaacttttttaaaaaatgttgacaaCAAAATACAATCAAGAAGTAATCTATATCTCTAATCCTATCTATCAACCAGAACCGGACACAACAACCAAAGGAACACAACCCAATCCAAGGTCAACAAGTCTGAACTTCAGTTACATGTGATAACACCATATCTCTAACAGCCCCTCTCAATCTAAACTTCTCTTCTTCTTGAGATTTAGATTGCTCTTGAAGACTTCAAGCATTCCACTCGACAATGCCTTAGTAAAGCCATCTGGTAGCTGTTCCTTAGAAGGAACCAATCGCACATGTAATTGCTTGTTGACAACACGCTCTTGAACAAAAGGAAAACCAATCTCTATATGCTTAGCTCTTGCATGAAAGACTGGATTTGCTGATAAATAAGTAGCACCCAAATTATCACACCACAACACCGGCGTCTGATCTGAAACTATACCAAGTTCTTTCAGCAAAGATTCTAACCATATTATCTCAGCAGTAGCATTTGCCATAGATTTATATTCTGCTTCTGTGCTTGACCTAGAAACAATCGCTTGCTTTCTAGCACTCCAAGAAATCATATTAGGCCCGAAATAAATAGCAAATCCACCAGTGAACCTTCTATCATCAACACTTCCTACCcgatcagcatcagagaatgcacTTTGCACTAATCAAAGTGGAGCATCAGAGAATGTACTAATCAAAGTGGAGCTAGACGCTTGAAAACTTAGACCAATATCCAAAATATACTTAATATACCGAAGTATTCTTTTCATAGTTGTCCTATGAGTAGTAGGAGCATGCAAAAACTGACATACTTTGTTGACTGAAAAAGCTAGATCAGGTCTGGTGAGTGTAAGATATTGCAATGCCCCTACAATATCCTATACCATGTGCTATCATCTGAACTCAACAATTCTCCTGCATGCTTCGAGAGCTTCTCACTAGTAGACAATAGAGTAGAGGATGGTTTGCAATTCATCATACCAACTCGAGTCAAAATTTTCTTTGCATACTTTTCCTGCGACAGTAGCAAATTCCCTTTTTCTCTTTGTACTTCTATTCCCAGGAAATAACTGAGGTCCCCAAATCTTTCAAAGTAAAGTCCTTTTTAAGATCAACAAGCAATGCCGAAATCGCCTCACTGGATGAGCTTGTGacaataatatcatcaacatagattAACATATAAATCATGATACCTGAGTTTTGATAGATAAATAATGAAGTATCTGACTTAGAAGACACGTTCAGTATACCCAACAAATCATTCAGATGCAAATCAATATCCAACAAACTTATCACATATCAACTCAAAAAcgagaaggaagaattggaacaGATCACAGAATCACCCCACAAGCTCGGGGAAGACTGTGCCAAAATGGTGGATTGATGGGCGGAGATGATGAGCTTGGGAGGAGGAGAATGGCGAGCGGAGACGATGATCTCGATCCAGAAAATCCAGGTGCTGACAAGCGGGACCCACATGctaacagaaaaaagaaaaacgacTCAAACCATCGGACGGCGCACAAGCTATTAGGAGAACACATTGGACGGACACCAAATCAAGTGACAGGTAGGTCCAAATCACTTAGGTGAGCTTTAGCTTTTCCCTAAcagagggggtgtttggatcctcgggCTAAACTtcagtcctgtcacatcgaatgtttagatactaattaggagtattaaacatagaatatttacaaaactcattgtacacatggaggctaaacggtgagacgaatctattaagcctaattagtccatgatttgacaatgtgctgctacagtaactatttgctaatgatagattaattaggcttaatagattcgtcttactgtttagcctccatctgtgtaattagttttataattaacttatatttaatccttctaagtagcctccaaatattcgatgacACGGAACTATATTTTAGTTCGCCTTGCAAGTTGTTAGCCTGGTAGTTGTTAGCCTGATAGATGCTGCGTGCGTACCGGTGCTCTGCATCATCCAAAAAGGTTGCAACACAACAGAGAACTACTCACACTATTATATTGGTGAGGGATTTTTTTTGCCAAATAAAGATTTCTTAATTATATTAATACTCAGTCAAACTATGTATAAATTATTGTACAATAAAATTAAGTTGTCTGCTGCTCCGAGTTGGATGCATGCCCAGGTAATCGGTAAGCTGCTAGCCGCAGCACGGTCGTCatccgtcgccggcggcgaagaTGGGGTTCAACCCTCCGGTGCCGCAGCAGGACAGCAACCGGGAGATCCGGGAAGCGGTGCAGGTGAGCCTCCTCCTCCAGAtcctcctcatcttcgtcgGCCGCGTCCGCAAGCGCTCCTCCCACCCCTTCCCGCGCTTCACCGTCTGGTCCTGCTACCTCCTCGCCGACTGGGTCGCCGACCTcgccctcggcctcctcctcaacAACATGGGcaacatcggcggcggcggcggcagaggcagcTCGTCGTCCAGCTTCGGCCtcaagcgcggcggcggcgcgaacgccggcgccgacagcgacagcagcagccccatcaTCTTCGCCTTCTGGACGCCGTTCCTGCTGCTCCACCTGGGCGGGCCCGACACCATCACCGCCTACTCCCTCGAGGACAACGAGCTGTGGCTCCGCCACCTCATCGGCCTCCTCTTCGAGCTCTTCTCCGCCTtcgtcatcttcttctgctCCCTGCGCGGCAACCCCATGATCCACGCCACCGTCCTCATGTTCGTCGCCGGCATCATCAAGTACGCCGAGCGAACCTACTCGCTCTACTCCGTCAGCGTCGACGGCTTCCGCACCAAGATCCTCGACCCGCCGGAGCCCGGCCCCAACTACGCCAAGCTCATGACCGAGTTCGACTCCAAGTACAAGGCTGGCCTGGCCGTCGAGATCACcatcgccgacggcgaggcCAGCAAGGCGCAGAAGGAgatggaagagaaagaagccACGCGCTTGGTGCTGCACGCCAACAAGAGCGTGGAGGCGCGCGCGTACGAGTTGTTCGTCATCTTCCGCCGCTCGGTGAATGGCATGCTAAGCTTCAATGATCGCCGCAACAACCAGGCGTTCTTACTGCAGCGCCCGGCCCTCACGCCCGGCGAGGCGTTCGAGGTCATCGAGGTGGAGCTCAACTTCATCTACGACATGGTCTACACCAAGGCGCCGGTCACCCACACCGGCCACGGATTGGTCCTCCGCTGCGTCTGCTCCGGCTGCCttgccgccgcgctcgccatcttcctcctcctcgacaaGCGCCGCCACAACATCAGCCGCGTCGACACCGGCATCACCTACGCGCTGCTGCTCGGCGGGCTGGCGCTCGACGCGGTGGCGCTGCTCATGCTTTTGTTCTCCAACCGCGTCACCGTCTTCCTCGAGCAGTCGCAGCGGCTGAGGTGGCTGGTGCGGCTGACCCGGGCGGCCAAGCGGTCACGGCGGACGCGGCGCTGGTCGGGGAAGACCTCGCAGCTCAACCTCATCGGCTACTGCCTGGGCAAGCCGGAGCATAACAGCAGGAGAGGGCGTTCCCGCTGGTGGCTCAAGGTCGCCTACAAGGTCGGCCTCGAGGACATCGTCGACGACCTCATCTTCATCCGGCGCGAGCCGCTTATGAAGGAGggatccagcagcagcagcagcagcctcctcGAGTTCATCTTCAATGGCCTCAAGGGCGCGGCCATTAATACTAAGCTGGAAAAGAAGGAGGACATTATGGAGGTGTGCGGCCGCCGAGGCAAGGGTGTCGTCGAGGACCACGAGAAGCAGATCATGAAGGCGCTCAAGATCGATAACAAGGACGAACACCTCGAGGAGCAGATCATGGAGGCGCTCAAGAACAAGGACGAGCGCCTCGAGGAGTGCGTCAAGAACGCACTCAAGATCAAGGACATGCGGCTCGAGGAGTACATCAagaaggcgctcaacatcaatgACGACGGACGCCTCAAGGAGCAGGTCGAGGAGGCGCTCAAGAACAAGGACGGACGCCTCGACGAGCAGACCATCAAGGAGGTGCTCAAGAACTATAACAAGGCCAAAAAGTTCAAACTCATCCTGGACAGCGTGACCGAGAGTGACTTCGACGAGTCCCTGCTGCTGTGGCACGTCGCCACCGACCTGTGCCGCCTCAAGGACAACCAAGGGCCGGCGGTGGAGCGCACCGCACGGATGCAGGCCATCGGCGAGATCCTGTCGGAGTACATGCTGTACCTGCTCATCAAGCAGCCGGAGATGCTGTCGGCCACGGCGGGCATCGGGCGGTTCCGCTACCGGGACACCTGCGCCGAGGCGCAGCGCTTCTTTGCCTCCATGGACGCGTGGGTCGGCGACCACGAGGATGCCCGGGTAATGCTGCTGGGGGTCAACACGTCACAGAAGCCGTCGacggtgaagggcgaccggagcaAGTCGGTGCTGTTCGACGCCGTCATCCTGGCTAAGGTGCTCAGGGAGCTCGACGACGGGCTCATGTGGGAGGTGCTGACGGGGGTGTGGGGGGAGATGCTGACGTACGCGGCGGGCAAGTGCCGCGGGAGCACGCACGTGCGGCAGCTCAGCCGTGGCGGCGAGCTCATTACCCACGTCTGGTTCCTCATGGCGAACCTGGGCCTCAGCGACATGTACCATATCCAGGAGGGGGACACGCCAAGGCCAAGCTCATCGTAAACGACCAGTAGAGTAGCTATACTGAAGTTAGGACAAAAAGGACAAAGATGTAGTCTGATAAGAGTTACTATCATCGTCTCTGAATATGTTATCTCTGCATCTTATGATGTCTGTATATGTGAAATATGATTAGGTTCTGAGTATGTAGTCCAGTCATGCCTGTATCTGAAGATGGTCGAGTTTATGGGTATTTGTATATGAATAATTGAATCAGTGTCTCTGAATCTGCAGCTCTAAATGTATCTCTGTATCTGAACCTGTATCTCTGCATGTGTTATTTgtatattttgttttctttgcacCTGTATATTTGAACCTATCCATCTGTGATATTGTACCTGAATTATTGATGTCACAATCTACTCCTTTTTCTGCTCTGGAGCTTTGATGTGGCTATTAGTTACTTTATGTACTGTCAGATGATGGATTGATGGTTCAGAAATTCGTGTGCCAGGCAACGTCAAAACACACCATTTTGACCTACTAACATTTCCGTGTGTTTTACGTGCCTCAAACACCCGGGGGTTAGATGCCTCTAAAACACCCGGGTGAGGAGTAGACAGTCCCTGTTGTTCCTCCCTTTGCTCTTTTCCTTTTAGCTAGGTTCGCTTTGCATTGCATTGTGTGTTTTTCTGGGCGTGTTGAGCCTCTCTTCTTTACGATAGCTTTTGCATTATTGCCTGCATTACAAACGTAACGTGTGCACGCATGGACCGGACCAAGCTCTTCTCGTATATAAAgattttactttatttttttaccaaaattcactatatatatatatatatatatatatatatatattttgtttcTTATTATGGCAGAGTTTCAGTACATATGCCATTCCTCTCTAGCATTGCAACCGGAACTGCCACAGTTGCCCGGCGAGTTAGATCCTGTTTGGTTACTTTAATCcatagactaaactttagtctcaCTCCTGTTTGGTTTCTtggactaaagtccataaatATTGTTGAACAAAGaccattttacccttctttcCTACCCCTGGTACCCCTGCGttccttccctcccctccacccatcgtcttcctccttcCTGGGCGCAGCTCTGCACAGCTCCGTCGCGTCGTGCCTTCCTGCCACCGGGGACGCCTTCCTTCGCGGCGCTAACCCAGCGCACGCACACCACGGCACACGAACACAAAATGCAGCGGTAGCAGCAGAatcccccatcgccgccgcaccGGCACGCGAAGACGGAATCGGAGGTGACATCGAGCAtggcgccgtcgtcgccccCGCAGGCGGCCTAATACGTGCAGTCTCCGAGCCACGACGACGGGGAGAACAAgacggccacctcctccttccACTCCTCGCCCGCGGCATCCCCGCCGCGTTCCCTGGGGCAGGCGTCTAGGGATTCCTCCTCCTACCGCTTCTCCGCTAGCGCCAAGGGCCCCTCCTCCCGCGCCCAACCCCCGCGCCGCCAGTGGGGAACGCAGGCGTCGCGTGGAGGCGGCGCGCTGTGGGTGAAGGAGGCGGCCATCAAGGAGGAGGGGCTGCTAGGGATGGACGATGACGGCAACGACTGGTACGGCAGCGATGGGTGGAGCAGAATCCCCAAGCGGGTCCGCTATGGGATCCCCTTCGTGGGGGCATTCTTtggcctcttcttcttcttcgcgcTCATCCTCTAGGGTGGCAGTgagagggagggcggcgggtggcgacggttGGGAGGGAGGCGGTGGGCGAGCGGAAGGGCGACggtcaggcggcggcggcggcgggggccgggagggaggtggcgggaagGAGCCAGGTGGGAGGGAGGGTAATAAATGAGGGGCAGGGGTGTCCCCAAGATGTCCACTTTAGTCCAGTTTTGTGGACTAAAGGATTTTAGTCCGCTTTTAGTCCAAATATTTTGGTGTTTAGTCCAACTAAAGTGCAAATTTTAGCGGGTGTTTGGTTCACCCGGACGGGTTTGAGGTGCAGGAGGAGATCCAGCGGGTAGCTTGAGCCCCGAGTGGATCTGGGCGGCCGAAGCTGATCTGGTGCGCGAGGAGGTGGGCGGCGCCAGGCTTAGGGTGGGCGCATGCTCTGGTGCCTCGGGGAGAGAAGAAGGTAGGGAGGATGGAGAGCGCGGGGAGTAGATGTGGCTGTTTGTTCACGCGAGAACAGGGGTACCTCCTCAAGGTAAAAGGGTCTTTTTCAACTGCATTAATGGACTTTGGTCCATGAAACAAACATTGTTTTAGTCATGGATTAAATTTGGACTAAACTtgagtccatggactaaaagaaccaaacaggaccttagtccAAAAGGCTTTAGTTCATGAGAACCAAACACCCACTTAGTCATGTCACCTTAGCAGCAGCAATACCATTAGCCCATTAATAATGAACCGGGAAACATATACTTGCCCTGTTCGGCTGTTCCAATTGCGGCGTAGTATTTTATCTAAATTTAGCTAAGGTTCGGCTGTTCCAATTGCATATTTTATCTAAATTTAGCTAAGGTTGTAGACAAACACACCAACATATACAGTGTCATATTAGTTTTATTGAATTTACCATGAAATAATGAAATATGTTTGATAGTACATTGATCCGGTGCTATAGaagttaatatatttttctacagACCTATAATCAGAGTTAACAAAAGAATATACTTGAACTTAGGATGAAATGAAAACATCCTACATTTTTTGAATGGACGGAGTAGATAACCACATAATAAGTGAAAAAATCAAACAAGAAGATATACCtcgccaaaaaaaaagttacaaagCAAAAGGGGAGAGATCGAGAAAGGAGTATataaaaaggaaggaaaaaaaggaacataAGAATCCGGGCCAGCCAAATGGGTTTAGTCAGTGGTGCCAACGAAGCTAGAGCCCAATATCTCTGTCGTATGAACTGGGCCTGTGGTAGCGCACCACCACTTGCCGGCCCAGCCCAACTTGGAGGAgcgcccgcccgcgcctgcTGGTGGTGGGTCCTACACGGGCGCGTCTGCTGGCCCCACCGAAATTCGAACGATTTCAAATCTCCCTCTCGGTCACAGCCGGCGGTGCGCTGCGCTCCCATTCCGCCgctttccccttcctccccattccaaatccaatccaatcccccgctccaccaccacctcctcctcaaaccctagatcgatcgatcgatccattcATCCGTCCATCCGCCCGCCATGTCCGCGCGAGGGGTGCGCCCGGGGATGCTGCGCCACAAGGAGAACAACCCGGCGGACGCGCATGCCGGCAAGCGCCAGCgcaccgccgccggggccgggaGGCAGCCGCTCTCCGCGGCCGcacagccgccgccggaggaggagcccaTGGTCTTCGCGGGCAGGGAGGATGTTGAGGCCCTTCTCAACGAGAAGATGAAGGGCAAGAATAAGATGGACTACAAGGTGACCGACACTTCATCCGCTACCTTGTTCTCTGCCTTGCGCTCCCATTCCTTTTTTTAGATAAAATGTTGCGCTCCCATTCCTGGATGTTGTGCCCCGGTTAGTACCAACGCTAGTTCGCCTGGATCTTCGGTTAGCCTTTGAGAGGCTGCCTACATCCTGTCAAAAATTACCTCCTCTGCACGCGCTTAATTTCATGCATGATGTCTCTCTAGTTCACCTGCGAATGGTATGCGCCTACTTGTTCTACATTTGTTTCACCACTCTTGCTTACTTCTCACCTGTTAATGACTTGTGGCCTACCGTCCTTACATGCCCTTGCCTGGCTGTACTGGTAACTTGTCAGCTCTCACCAGGTGTTCTCAACTGTCACCTGCCTAGAGTGTTGCTACCATTTCTGGATTCCTGAAACTACAGACAAAAATTAAA
Coding sequences:
- the LOC101766386 gene encoding uncharacterized protein LOC101766386 produces the protein MGFNPPVPQQDSNREIREAVQVSLLLQILLIFVGRVRKRSSHPFPRFTVWSCYLLADWVADLALGLLLNNMGNIGGGGGRGSSSSSFGLKRGGGANDNELWLRHLIGLLFELFSAFVIFFCSLRGNPMIHATVLMFVAGIIKYAERTYSLYSVSVDGFRTKILDPPEPGPNYAKLMTEFDSKYKAGLAVEITIADGEASKAQKEMEEKEATRLVLHANKSVEARAYELFVIFRRSVNGMLSFNDRRNNQAFLLQRPALTPGEAFEVIEVELNFIYDMVYTKAPVTHTGHGLVLRCVCSGCLAAALAIFLLLDKRRHNISRVDTGITYALLLGGLALDAVALLMLLFSNRVTVFLEQSQRLRWLVRLTRAAKRSRRTRRWSGKTSQLNLIGYCLGKPEHNSRRGRSRWWLKVAYKVGLEDIVDDLIFIRREPLMKEGSSSSSSSLLEFIFNGLKGAAINTKLEKKEDIMEVCGRRGKGVVEDHEKQIMKALKIDNKDEHLEEQIMEALKNKDERLEECVKNALKIKDMRLEEYIKKALNINDDGRLKEQVEEALKNKDGRLDEQTIKEVLKNYNKAKKFKLILDSVTESDFDESLLLWHVATDLCRLKDNQGPAVERTARMQAIGEILSEYMLYLLIKQPEMLSATAGIGRFRYRDTCAEAQRFFASMDAWVGDHEDARVMLLGVNTSQKPSTVKGDRSKSVLFDAVILAKVLRELDDGLMWEVLTGVWGEMLTYAAGKCRGSTHVRQLSRGGELITHVWFLMANLGLSDMYHIQEGDTPRPSSSAKGPSSRAQPPRRQWGTQASRGGGALWVKEAAIKEEGLLGMDDDGNDWYGSDGWSRIPKRVRYGIPFVGAFFGLFFFFALIL